Proteins from a single region of Macaca nemestrina isolate mMacNem1 chromosome 13, mMacNem.hap1, whole genome shotgun sequence:
- the LOC105479757 gene encoding probable proton-coupled zinc antiporter SLC30A3 isoform X5 encodes MEPSPAAGGSETTRLVSHLDRGGAGGSLRLKSLFTEPSEPLPEESKPVEMPFHHCHRDPLPPPGLTPERLHARKQLYAACAVCFVFMAGEVVGGYLAHSLAIMTDAAHLLADVGSMMGSLFSLWLSTRPATRTMTFGWHRSETLGALASVVSLWMVTGILLYLAFVRLLHSDYHIEGGAMLLTASIAVCANLLMAFVLHQAGPPHSHGSRGAEYAPLEEGPEEPLPLGNTSVRAAFVHVLGDLLQSFGVLAASILIYFKPQYKAADPISTFLFSICALGSTAPTLRDVLRILMEGTPRNVGFEPVRDTLLSVPGVRATHELHLWALTLTYHVASAHLAIDSTADPEAVLAEASSRLYSRFGFSSCTLQVEQYQPEMAQCLRCQEPPQA; translated from the exons ATGGAGCCCTCTCCCGCCGCCGGGGGCTCGGAGACCACTCGCCTGGTGAGCCACCTGGACCGCGGTGGCGCCGGCGGCAGCCTGCGTTTGAAGAG tctcttcacAGAGCCATCAGAGCCCCTTCCTGAGGAGTCCAAACCTGTGGAGATGCCCTTCCACCACTGCCACAGGGACCCCCTGCCGCCGCCGGGTCTCACCCCAGAGAGGCTGCATGCACGGAAGCAGCTGTATGCTGCCTGTGCCGTGTGCTTTGtcttcatggctggggaggtggTCG GCGGGTATCTGGCACACAGCCTGGCCATCATGACCGACGCAGCCCACTTGCTGGCAGATGTGGGCAGCATGATGGGCAGCCTCTTCTCCCTCTGGCTTTCCACCCGTCCAGCCACCCGCACCATGACCTTTGGCTGGCACCGTTCAG AGACTCTGGGGGCTTTGGCCTCTGTGGTCTCCCTCTGGATGGTCACTGGCATCCTCCTGTACCTGGCCTTCGTCCGCCTGCTGCACAGCGACTACCACATCGAGGGGGGTGCCATGCTGCTGACCGCCAGCATCGCAGTCTGTGCCAACCTGTT AATGGCCTTTGTGCTGCACCAGGCTGGGCCCCCCCACAGCCACGGGTCTAGGGGAGCAGAGTATGCACCGCTGGAGGAGGGGCCTGAAGAGCCCCTGCCCCTGGGGAACACCAGCGTCCGGGCAGCATTTGTGCACGTGTTGGGGGACCTCCTGCAGAGCTTTGGGGTACTGGCTGCCTCCATCCTCATCTACTTCAAG cctcagtaCAAGGCAGCCGACCCCATCAGCACCTTCCTCTTCTCCATCTGTGCCCTTGGATCCACGGCTCCCACCCTCCGAGATGTTCTTCGAATCCTCATGGAAG GTACCCCCCGCAATGTGGGGTTCGAACCTGTGCGGGATACGCTGTTGTCGGTGCCAGGAGTCCGGGCTACCCATGAGCTGCACCTGTGGGCCCTTACGCTCACTTACCACGTTGCCTCTGCACACCTGGCCATCG ACTCCACTGCTGACCCTGAAGCTGTCCTGGCTGAAGCCTCATCCCGGCTCTACTCCCGGTTTGGATTCTCCAGCTGCACCCTGCAGGTCGAGCAGTACCAGCCGGAGATGGCCCAGTGCCTGCGCTGCCAGGAGCCCCCACAAGCCTGA